The proteins below are encoded in one region of Candidatus Thiodiazotropha sp. LNASS1:
- a CDS encoding TonB-dependent receptor has translation MKRQPRNKNLKYPLIISLTLFHLSISAADENEVAEPDTDEEYDIISVTASRVERRTQDVAGSIDVIDAERIESEKMFNIKDAIQGSPGVLINSKNSAYDSRLIIRGAGQKANYGVREIMVIRDGVPMTDPDSFSRFDFIDTQDIERIEITKGPGSLFGAGSSGGTIQIISKSVFDTDSNRIKLGVGEFGQGNLHGRLAGDLDDSNAYSLTASYRKSDNNWREWNEFESKQLAFKHGYLLDSGATLESELSYHEADLQIPGSMDESEFESYLESGEQKDTTSSPWQHSGRYSTIWFFNSRYEQEMGDLTLKPRIYANHWDHYHPVTGAINDNPGTLVLGTDLEMAYKHQLWGPSTLVAGVTARRDNTEGAKKFTYADVETSPPPPWNPMGPETILHTNSDEAGELLEEEDATNTLYGFFIQETLQPNRRTTLDIGFRYDRNHFDIDNTAYGEYSWGAASYTFFDTPEITNTDKTFNLFSPKLGLTYELSNLLNLYTVVAQSGQVPSESEIQSNPKLDAATARNVEIGLKGRAQAWSFDLALYRTTVSDEIVSVLNEDLTTEFQNAGETLKKGLELSGRYDLNRHFWLEGSFAYSDYSFTDFEELVRTGRTQTPVDRSGNQLPFIPRQQYGLGMGYSHPAGFKAVLRSNSWGSYYVDNANTEKYGGYDFVTNLLLSYQTGSHALSLNVENLFDKLYALEVKKSTSGDKTFSAASPRSAMLSYTYKF, from the coding sequence ATGAAACGCCAGCCACGAAACAAAAATCTCAAATACCCCCTCATTATTTCTCTCACCCTTTTTCATCTCAGCATATCCGCCGCTGATGAGAATGAAGTTGCAGAGCCAGATACCGATGAAGAATATGACATCATCAGTGTCACCGCCTCCCGCGTCGAACGACGCACCCAGGATGTTGCCGGTTCCATCGACGTGATCGATGCCGAGCGCATCGAAAGCGAAAAAATGTTCAATATCAAGGACGCCATCCAGGGCAGCCCCGGCGTTCTGATCAACTCCAAGAATTCTGCCTATGACAGCCGTCTTATCATCCGCGGTGCCGGGCAGAAGGCCAATTATGGCGTTCGGGAGATCATGGTCATCCGCGATGGCGTACCGATGACCGACCCGGACAGCTTCTCCCGTTTCGACTTTATCGATACCCAGGATATCGAGCGCATCGAGATCACCAAAGGGCCTGGATCACTGTTCGGTGCCGGTTCCTCCGGCGGCACCATTCAGATCATTTCCAAGTCGGTGTTCGATACCGACAGCAACCGCATCAAACTGGGTGTCGGTGAGTTCGGTCAAGGCAATCTGCATGGCCGTCTTGCTGGTGATCTCGATGACAGCAATGCCTACTCTCTCACGGCCTCCTACCGTAAGAGCGATAACAACTGGCGGGAATGGAATGAATTCGAGTCCAAGCAGCTCGCATTCAAACACGGTTATCTGCTCGATAGCGGCGCCACCCTGGAATCTGAGCTGAGCTATCACGAGGCGGATCTGCAGATCCCGGGGTCCATGGATGAGAGCGAATTCGAAAGCTACCTCGAAAGTGGAGAGCAGAAAGATACCACCAGCAGTCCCTGGCAGCACAGCGGCCGTTACTCGACCATCTGGTTCTTCAACTCCCGCTATGAACAGGAGATGGGCGACCTGACCCTGAAACCGCGTATCTACGCCAATCACTGGGACCATTACCATCCGGTCACCGGCGCAATCAACGACAATCCCGGCACGCTCGTGCTCGGCACAGACCTCGAGATGGCCTACAAGCACCAACTCTGGGGCCCCAGTACCCTGGTTGCAGGCGTGACCGCCCGGCGCGACAACACTGAAGGGGCAAAAAAATTCACCTACGCGGATGTTGAAACCAGCCCGCCGCCCCCCTGGAATCCGATGGGGCCTGAAACCATCCTGCATACCAACTCCGATGAAGCCGGCGAATTACTCGAGGAGGAGGATGCGACTAATACATTGTACGGTTTCTTTATCCAGGAGACCCTGCAACCGAATCGACGCACCACCCTCGACATCGGCTTTCGTTACGATCGCAACCACTTCGATATCGACAATACCGCCTATGGCGAATACAGCTGGGGCGCCGCAAGCTATACCTTCTTCGATACCCCGGAGATCACCAATACAGATAAGACCTTCAACCTCTTCTCACCCAAGCTGGGCCTGACCTATGAACTCAGCAATTTGTTGAATCTTTACACTGTCGTCGCCCAGTCGGGACAGGTCCCATCGGAGTCGGAGATTCAGAGCAACCCGAAACTTGATGCCGCCACCGCACGCAATGTGGAGATCGGTTTGAAGGGGCGTGCTCAAGCATGGTCCTTCGACCTGGCCCTCTACCGCACCACGGTCAGTGACGAGATCGTTTCGGTATTGAATGAGGATCTGACCACAGAGTTTCAAAATGCCGGCGAGACGTTGAAGAAGGGATTGGAGTTAAGCGGGCGCTACGATCTCAACCGCCATTTCTGGCTGGAAGGCAGTTTTGCTTACAGCGACTACAGCTTCACTGACTTTGAGGAGTTGGTGCGTACAGGCCGAACCCAAACACCGGTCGATCGCTCCGGCAATCAGCTTCCCTTCATACCCAGGCAACAATACGGCCTCGGCATGGGCTACAGTCACCCGGCCGGTTTCAAAGCGGTATTACGCAGCAACAGCTGGGGCAGCTACTACGTCGACAATGCCAATACGGAAAAGTATGGCGGCTATGATTTTGTCACGAACCTGTTGCTGAGTTATCAAACCGGTTCTCACGCTCTCTCACTGAACGTGGAAAACCTGTTCGACAAGCTCTACGCCCTCGAAGTCAAGAAGAGCACCAGCGGCGATAAGACCTTCTCGGCTGCCTCTCCGCGCAGCGCCATGCTGAGTTACACCTATAAATTTTAA
- a CDS encoding beta-propeller domain-containing protein: MSKPIRCSISAVLLSTLLSLLSGCNSSDSGETTPVEADVALKRFDHCDELKSYLISTSSQQSALSAYVQNSAVIPQDDFSSSPETTTDSGSGQPAINRVSGTNNQVAGVDEADFVKTSGDYTYLLSGGNLVILQTWPADQSQEISRTEIDGSPRALFLNDDIVWVVSDLSHQSYPQFEESLAADIAPRTNQTTKVTLLRVTDPAQPVLIRETVLESSYVDARMIGQQIYLIVTAQLDLSPVLEDPENVEIDELLPSLADNTAPSANSDPTTSVICGCDAVYRPEIANGTGTTTILGFDLANPLATISSQTILGNSGLVYASQENLYIASVEDQNWLWLPVMEGEEDPTPSTTIHKFTLQSNPQYVASGSVDGHLLNQFAMDEYQGTLRLVTTEQAWWSDADPENRLYVLEQLGDQLMRRAVLDGLGKPGESVFAVRFDEDKGYLVTFEQIDPLITLDLSDTGNPLVAGELEVPGFSTYLHPIEGDLILAIGQDTDTNGIKLSLFDISDLAQPVLLNEHLIGAGSYSEAAYNHHAFTWFEQEQMLAIPVTHWNSSALEAIFDVNDIFNGLELFKVTAQQGIQPYAAIDHDIFYRNQNNSRWLYPEGIRRSFFVSDEAMNSYIYSISDRGFLVNDLASPDINLAEIELPTDSDNVYLFNEAQLTRFDTCDEVKSFLIDTNRQQNDLLSYVGASSGGDFSSAPISGPAPLPDFDSGQSESQPSVNSVTGTNNQVAGVDEPDFIKTTGNHTYLLSGSNLVIMQTWPAAESRELSRTQIDGTPRALFLYEDIVWVVSDMSQSSHPQFAQSLAADFAPRVYQMTKVTMFRVTNPQQPALIRETVLESSYVDARRIGPQVYLIVSALIDLNPALDDPVNVEIDELLPIQSDNTAPGTETQPDTSAICGCDAIYRPEIPNGTGTLTILNFDLANPLADTSSQTILGNTGLVYASQDNLYIASVEDNFWTWLPVMLGGADLTVTTTIHKFSLQSSPQYLASGRVEGHLLNQFAMDEHQGVLRLVTSERDWRSWETNNRLYVLAQSGEQLAERAYLEGLGKPGEEVYAVRFDEEKGYVVTFQQIDPLITLDLSDNRNPLVAGELEVPGFSTYLHPIEGDMILAVGREGRSIKLSLFDISDFAQPALLYDHLIGSRSYTEAAYNHHAFTWFEQEKMLAIPITEWGQTGTTFDYNDIFNGLELFRVTAQAGIQPYAAIDHDIFYKDPNSPNFYYPESVRRSFFVADDAMNSYIYSISGRGLLVNDLAAPDTNLAEIELPSDNNDYLY, from the coding sequence ATGTCCAAACCGATTAGATGCAGCATCTCCGCTGTCCTGCTAAGCACTCTCCTCTCTCTTTTAAGTGGTTGCAACTCCTCCGATAGTGGAGAGACCACACCTGTTGAAGCTGATGTAGCGCTGAAACGATTCGATCATTGTGACGAATTGAAGTCATACCTGATCAGTACAAGTTCGCAGCAGAGTGCGCTTTCGGCCTATGTGCAAAACTCAGCGGTTATACCCCAGGATGACTTTAGCAGTTCCCCAGAAACCACCACGGATAGTGGCTCAGGGCAGCCCGCAATCAATCGTGTAAGCGGGACGAACAATCAGGTCGCGGGTGTGGATGAGGCGGATTTTGTCAAGACAAGTGGCGACTATACCTACCTCCTTTCTGGCGGGAATTTGGTGATTTTACAGACCTGGCCGGCGGATCAGAGCCAGGAGATCTCGAGAACAGAGATCGATGGCTCGCCCAGGGCGCTCTTTTTAAATGACGATATCGTCTGGGTGGTGAGTGACCTGTCGCACCAGAGCTATCCCCAATTCGAGGAGAGTCTGGCGGCTGATATCGCACCCCGAACCAACCAGACGACCAAGGTCACTCTGCTGCGGGTCACCGATCCCGCACAGCCCGTCCTGATCAGAGAGACCGTACTTGAATCAAGCTATGTGGATGCGCGCATGATAGGGCAACAGATTTATCTGATTGTCACTGCACAACTTGATCTGAGCCCTGTGCTTGAGGACCCCGAGAATGTCGAAATCGATGAGCTGTTGCCCTCCCTGGCCGATAACACAGCTCCCTCGGCGAACAGTGACCCCACTACCTCTGTGATCTGTGGTTGTGATGCAGTCTATCGACCCGAAATTGCCAATGGCACCGGCACCACGACGATTCTCGGCTTCGATCTGGCGAACCCGCTGGCAACCATTTCCAGCCAGACCATACTGGGTAACAGCGGCCTGGTCTACGCCAGTCAGGAAAATCTTTACATCGCCAGTGTGGAGGACCAAAACTGGCTCTGGCTGCCGGTGATGGAAGGGGAAGAGGATCCGACACCCTCCACCACCATCCATAAATTCACTCTTCAATCGAATCCCCAATATGTTGCCAGCGGAAGTGTCGATGGCCATCTGCTCAACCAATTCGCCATGGATGAGTATCAGGGTACATTGCGCCTGGTGACCACCGAACAGGCCTGGTGGAGTGATGCCGATCCTGAAAACCGACTCTATGTCCTGGAACAGTTGGGTGACCAACTGATGCGGCGCGCAGTGCTTGATGGTCTCGGCAAGCCTGGAGAGAGTGTCTTTGCAGTACGCTTCGATGAGGACAAGGGCTACCTGGTGACCTTTGAACAGATCGACCCCCTGATCACGCTGGATCTCAGTGACACCGGCAATCCACTGGTCGCAGGTGAATTGGAGGTGCCGGGATTCTCCACCTATCTGCACCCGATCGAGGGGGACCTGATCCTCGCCATCGGTCAGGATACCGATACCAACGGTATCAAGCTGAGCCTGTTCGATATCAGTGATCTCGCCCAACCGGTGTTGCTCAATGAGCATTTAATCGGCGCCGGCAGCTACTCCGAGGCCGCCTACAATCATCACGCCTTCACCTGGTTCGAGCAGGAGCAGATGCTGGCTATTCCTGTGACCCATTGGAACAGCTCGGCGCTTGAAGCGATTTTTGATGTGAATGACATATTCAATGGGCTGGAGCTGTTCAAAGTAACCGCGCAACAGGGCATACAACCCTATGCCGCCATTGACCACGACATTTTCTATCGAAATCAAAACAACTCGAGATGGCTCTATCCCGAGGGGATCCGCAGAAGTTTCTTTGTCTCTGATGAGGCAATGAACAGTTATATCTACTCCATCAGCGACCGTGGATTTCTGGTCAACGACCTCGCCTCACCGGATATAAACCTGGCAGAGATAGAACTGCCAACCGATAGTGACAATGTCTATCTCTTCAACGAAGCGCAACTGACACGATTCGATACATGTGATGAAGTCAAGTCATTTCTGATCGATACGAATCGCCAACAGAATGATCTTTTGTCTTATGTAGGCGCCTCGTCCGGTGGTGATTTCAGCAGCGCCCCCATATCAGGACCCGCCCCTCTGCCGGATTTTGACTCGGGGCAAAGTGAATCACAACCCTCCGTCAATAGCGTAACCGGTACAAATAATCAGGTCGCCGGCGTGGATGAGCCGGACTTCATCAAGACCACCGGCAACCATACCTACCTGCTATCCGGCAGTAATCTGGTGATTATGCAAACCTGGCCGGCTGCCGAAAGCCGGGAATTGTCGAGAACGCAGATCGATGGCACCCCCAGGGCGCTGTTTCTCTATGAGGATATCGTCTGGGTGGTGAGTGATATGTCGCAGTCCAGCCACCCACAATTCGCCCAGAGTCTTGCAGCGGATTTCGCACCCAGAGTTTATCAAATGACCAAGGTCACAATGTTCCGGGTCACCAATCCCCAGCAACCTGCCCTGATCAGGGAGACGGTACTCGAATCGAGCTATGTGGATGCGCGCAGAATCGGTCCGCAAGTCTACCTGATTGTTAGCGCGTTAATCGATCTGAACCCTGCGCTTGACGATCCCGTCAATGTGGAGATCGATGAACTGCTGCCGATTCAGTCAGATAACACTGCTCCCGGGACAGAGACTCAACCCGACACCTCAGCGATCTGTGGTTGTGACGCAATCTATCGGCCTGAAATTCCCAACGGCACCGGTACCCTGACGATTCTCAATTTCGATCTGGCCAACCCGTTGGCTGATACTTCCAGCCAGACCATACTGGGCAATACCGGTCTGGTCTACGCCAGTCAGGACAATCTCTACATCGCCAGTGTCGAGGACAATTTCTGGACCTGGTTGCCTGTGATGCTAGGGGGAGCTGATCTCACAGTTACCACCACCATCCATAAATTCAGTCTTCAATCATCCCCCCAATATCTTGCCAGTGGTCGTGTCGAGGGCCATCTGCTGAATCAATTCGCCATGGATGAACACCAGGGTGTGTTGCGCCTGGTGACGTCCGAGCGGGACTGGCGGTCATGGGAAACAAACAACCGGCTTTATGTATTGGCCCAATCGGGAGAGCAACTGGCAGAGCGCGCCTATCTGGAAGGTCTCGGCAAACCCGGTGAAGAGGTCTATGCGGTGCGCTTCGATGAGGAGAAGGGCTATGTGGTGACCTTCCAACAGATCGATCCTCTGATCACCCTGGACCTCAGCGATAACAGAAATCCGCTGGTTGCAGGTGAATTGGAGGTACCGGGATTCTCCACCTACCTGCACCCCATCGAGGGGGATATGATTCTTGCCGTCGGCCGTGAAGGCAGAAGTATCAAGCTCAGCCTGTTCGATATCAGTGATTTCGCCCAGCCTGCGTTGCTATATGACCATCTTATCGGCTCTAGAAGTTACACCGAAGCCGCCTACAACCATCACGCCTTCACCTGGTTCGAGCAGGAGAAGATGCTAGCTATCCCAATAACGGAATGGGGTCAAACAGGTACCACATTTGATTACAACGACATATTCAACGGGCTGGAACTGTTCAGGGTCACTGCGCAAGCGGGTATCCAACCCTATGCCGCCATCGACCATGACATTTTCTACAAGGATCCAAACAGCCCGAACTTTTACTACCCCGAGAGCGTACGCAGGAGTTTCTTTGTCGCCGATGATGCAATGAACAGTTATATCTATTCCATCAGCGGCCGGGGATTACTGGTCAACGACCTCGCGGCACCGGACACCAACCTGGCGGAGATCGAACTGCCGAGTGACAATAACGATTATCTTTATTAG